In the Triticum aestivum cultivar Chinese Spring chromosome 2B, IWGSC CS RefSeq v2.1, whole genome shotgun sequence genome, CTTGTTTGACCAAAAAACAGTGGTTTAGGGCTGACTCAACCAACACTTCATTAGGCCTAACACTAATTAGCATGAAAGTGATCCAGAAAAAATGAGAGTGAGAAGTGTATTGTACGTGAGGGGGGAGATGGTTAAAGCGGTTAACATTGAGCATACGGTAAAAAAGCTAATACTAGGCCGAGATCGTCTCACCTTAGGCTGATCCAGAGCCGGTGACGCTGATGGCAGAGCTGCAGAGACGACCGCCAATGTGGCACCATATGAAGGAGGCATGACCTCGCCGGAAAGCGAGCATCCGACGCCACCCATgagcggcggccaggggaaacagATCAACATGCCTAGCTTGCGGAAATctcccatggaggcgatgagcttGGCAACTGCGGGAGAGGCGACGGTGAACGAGAAACATGAGTCACCGTCGTTAGTGACGTTGAAGTAGTGATAGTGGCCACCGAACAGGCGAGCAAGGATTAGGGCCATAGAGGTGGCACAAAGGGTGAACGGAAACTGGATGACACGCGCATACATGCGGCATCCGTGTGGCTGGGAGCATGGATCGATGGTGACTGGAGATCGGAACTGCGTCCATGCCACGCCTTCAAAATGAAGACATAGGTCATCTGGAATTTGCAGGAGGTGAGCTAGCGACATGCAAGAGGCAACAGTAGGGGGAGGTGGTGGAAGCAGGGGTAGGGTTCTAGCGAAGGAGAAAGCGTAGTTGCAGTGGCAGACCCTGGTTTGGTCTAGGATGATCTCTGCGACTCGCAAAGAAGCCACATGGAAGCGGAAGACAAGAGGAGAGCACATGGCAACGAAGAAATCAGCAACACAGCCGCCAAGGGTAGCCTGGAGCAGAGCAGCGACGATGATGGCATCAAGGTGGCGGTTGGAGAACTCAAAGACGATGTAGAGGGGCGTTGCGAGGTGCAGTTCCGGAGTGGTGATGTCGAGACGACAGTAGTAGATGCAGCCGTCCTCAAACTCCAGACCCATGGCGTTGCCGCATCCCAAGAAGCAGCGAAGAGCCACTTGGCCGGCTTTGACATAGGGCAGGTCAAAGAatggcgatggtggtggtgccacAAAGGGGAGAAGTGCGTTGAGGGGACTGGTGGCGAGGGTGAGTTCAAGTGGAGAGGCTGCCAGAGGGTTTGTGGTGGCCGGAGGGTGGGCGGAGGCCGGAGGTGGGGTGGGAGGTAGGCTCAACCATTGTGGCTGGATTAATTCGACGTTGGAAATAATTTGATCGTATTTGAATTGTGTTGAACATTTAGTACTTAGCAGATTGTTAGGTGACAGTCAAACACGTGTAACTGTAGTACTCCTtctatcccaaaataagtgacttgactttgtactagctttagtacaaagttagcaTAAAATCGAGTCacttaatttgggacggagggagtagttcctaATGAAAAAACACATGAGGGCATGGGTACCCGAGAACATTATATGAATATTAAATTTAGAAAAATACTAGGAAAGATAAACTGGAATTTTTGGTCTCAAACATTATCGATCATTCTACTCAAGTGCGAAGTTTGGTGAAGAAATGTCACCCTTACCTAGGAGTTAAAAATCCACGCAGGTACCCGAGAACCCTATACGAATGCACTATCGTAGTCTGCTCAATGAGTGCAGCGATAGAGCACTTACTGATTAAACTGAGTGAGAGGGTTGTCCATTAGTGCGCAAGTTCGGCACACACATATGTCGCCACCTCTATGTTAGTTACCCTGCGTACGGATACCGGTATATACGAACGCAGCGCCGCAGCCTAATTGGAGTATACATACAAACCGCGCGTCACAGAGCTTGTCGCCTCGTACTTGGCTTGATCTACCATGGCGGCCGGCCCAGATTTCGTCAACCACACGGCCGTACGCGCTCAGTGCAAATGCGGACGAACACGTCCGCCACGACGGAATCGAGTGGTTCAGCTTGGGGATCAGATGCCCCTCTCGACGCATCGACCCTGCCAACACTGCGTCGCCAGATCTGCATGCCATAAACTGAAGCGTGCACGCCGTATCTGCTAGCTCAATATAAAGACTGAACCGGCGCATGTACAATGCAACGCCACTGCCTCTAGTTCCTCCGCTCCACACCGGCTTGTAGCACGGCAAGACAAGGTTAACCCCAGCGGACCGATGGAGGCGCTTCTGGCTGCACTCCCAGCGGGTGGCGGGGGAGCGGTGGCTGCCGCCGTTGGAGGGCTGGCGGCAGCCGCCGCGGTCGCCGGTGCCCGGATGGGGAACAAGGAACGGGCCAACACGCCCCCAGGTAGCCATGATCTCACTGAATCTTTTCGTGTCCTGTTGTTGTTAATGTGCTGCTTCTTTCGCTGTGAAATTGCTGACAAACGCGCGCGGACGCAGGCCCTGCTGATCACACGCTGTAATTGATGCCGAACGAGGATAATCCATTAAAAATCTCACTAAATTTCCACTTCACGTTTTCGACATCTATAATTTAGACCTCTCCACAGAATAACTTTCCATTATTTCGATTTTTACTTCTTCTGGTTGAGATGCATCCGCATCCCTAAACACTAAGCATAAGTTAAAGGTGAGAGAAAATTACGAACACCATTACTAGGCGCTCGGGTAACAAAAGGCTTAACAAAGCCGTAATGTTAGCACACAATATGCTAAGTACTATGTACTTAAATGATTAGTTCATTTGTTGCCATTAATTCCATAACTAAATAGATGGTCTTCACTAATCTATTTCACTATACATGCATGCAAACATCTTCACCCTCAAACCATGTAGAGAAAAGATCCACCTCAACATACAACATACTTACGAAAAGCTGAGTCCTTTCTATTCTTTTATCCTATTTATAGTTATTAATTATTCTAAAAAACTGTACATTAATCAAACACTACAAATTACATGTATTTACAGATCCAATTATCATAGTATTTATCCAAATATCCATGTTTCATACAACAAAATCTCATTGACATATATAGCAACCAATTACTGCATCAACCCACAGGGTATCATCTAGTTACATATCATAATTTAATGTCCTTAACACTTATTGTTGTCAAAAAGAGATATAGCAAGAAATTCTTAGAATTGGGTTGAAGAGAGAAAGTTGATGTATCCATCTTTGTGTCTAATAGGCGCTAGGAATGTGAATGCTCTAAATATGACAATAGTTACTAATCCTCACCCCCAACAATAATGCACCTGGACAAGTTATAAAAGTTATAATATCCCTAGTGAATTCTCAATAAATTTCTATTTCATGCTCTGAAAATCAATTTGGACCTCTCACACACAGAATAACTTCTCTTTATTTCAACTTTCATTCTTTGTATTGTGAAAAATAATTGCTAATCCTCATCCCTAGGAATCATGTACATTTAGAAGTTTCAAAACATTACAAAGTTGTAGTACTATGTGCAGTAGGATGGTAATATTTCAAGATCAAACTCAATCAGATTGGGAAGATTTAAAGGATCAACATAAGTAGTACTTCTCATCATTCATGAATATACTTAGTGTAATTACAATACATCTCCTCAaaataagtgtatttttttacttttcAAAGATTTATACACCAAACCATTTATGTATGCTTTGTAATTGTATGATTTGTAGCCTCGTGTAACAGTAACTAATGAAAAACACgtgagaaaagaagaagaagaaaatgttgCATATGGTTATGTTATCTCCATGTATCCAGCCTGTTATCATCTGTGCTCACTAATTGTCAGACTGACTTATCTCAAAAAGAATAATACCAATTCTACATCAAGGAAAACAAGTTAATCCTCTTTTTTATTTCATTGACATGCAGTTGTTCCTGGTTTACCAATAATTGGAAACCTGCTCCAACTGACGGAAAAGAAGCCAcataaaacctttgcaaaatggtcTGATACTTATGGGCCAATATACACAATAAAGACTGGGGCTTCATCTGTAGCTGTGGTCAACTCAACAGAAGTAGCCAAGGAGGTAATATTAAAATTGTATCATCTTTCTTACTAGATTAAATTGATACTGTATTTTTATTTTGTAGAAACATAAAATCCTTTTTGCAATTATAGGTAATTGGTACATTTTGGCATTTTAGTTATATCTCCATTAATTCTGTAACATTCATTGCCAAATCCATGATTATCTTAGCATATCTTTCTCTTAAATGACAATACAAAATTTAAATATTGCTACAAGAGTTCTTTTTCACTCCAGCACTTGAAGTTTACAGCTAATATGAAGGTTATTTTGATCTCTCTCATTTTGTCATTCTAGAGATAAATAAGGATTATAACAAGTATTCTCACATGAAAAGGATACAAGTGATTTGTTACTTGACCTCCTTCCTCAAACAATTACCCAGATAAAAGGAAACACACACTAAAACACCAAACATGCATATATTCTTTTGTTGATAACATTAgttttttaagaagaagacggtaAAAAATTCTGTCATATGCATCAATTGATGCGACACAACCTTCTATTATTGCGAGGCCTTGACATCTAACATTTCACACAGGATACAAAAGGCCAAGGCTAAACCAGGGCTAAAACAACCACAGGAAAAATATAACATGATTCCTCCTGCCTCACTAATTATATTAAACGGACCGTCATCCATATCGGTTAAATACACCCTAGCTAACATCTCCCACAGATTTCACACAGAATCCATGGACGCTCAGTCCTCCTCCAACCGACGGATCCAACTCCTATCCTTGAAGATAAAATGTACAACATCAGGAACTTTTGTCCGTTTAAAGACACAATCATTGCAATACATATAGCCAAAACTAAGTAATACAAAAGGAAGAAATTATAGCATTATGGTAGAAATATCTCACATTTGACTCGTATTTTGCAGGCAATGGTTGCGAAATTCTCATCCATATCTACTCGAAAGCTACCTAAAGCATTATCAGTGTTGAGTCGTGATAAAGCAATGGTTGCTACATGTGACTATGGTGACTTCCACAAAATGGTGAAGCGCTTTGTTATGGCGGGTTTGTTGGGTTCTTCTGCTCAGGTATGAGTCTAAAAAGTTTCAAAATTATACAATTTATTATACCACCTCCCAGATACGCTTGCGAGTTCAGTTAACTATTTAACAATGAGATGCTTGCAGAGACAATTTCGGGAGACGAGAAACATGATGATGGATAACATGTTAAGCACTTTTCATACATTGGTGACCAATGACCCACATGCTCCTCGGAACTTTCGAGAAGTTTTCAAGGAGGAGCTATTCCGCTTATCGTTGATCCAGGTTAGTCTCTCTACAAACGCCATGATTTAATTAGTCTTCCTACACGATAGCACCATACTTTCTGAATTTGAGCAGTGAGGATGGTATGATTTAGCGTTCATGCTGCACTTTCAGGGTCTAGGTGAGGATGTAAGTTCAGTTTATGTGAAGGAGTTTGGGCGCGATATTTCAAAGGATGAAATATACCAGATCATTGTGGCTGACATGATGATGTGCGTCATTGAGATTGATTGGAGGGATTTCTTCCCGTACCTCAGCTGGATTCCAAACAAGAGCTTTGATACAACAGTTGCTACCACGGAATCTAGGCGAACCACGGTGATGCGAGCCTTGATCGGTCAACAGAAGGAAAGAATTGCGCGCGGCAAGGTGGTAGCAATCTACCTATATACTAGTACCTCTGTACACTAATATATAAGACGTTTTTACAGTTtaatttgaactgcaaaaacgtcttacattagtgTACAGAGGAAGTACCTTTTAGCAGACGTATGTTTGTTCATTGATGAAGTGATGATAACGCAATCAATTTGTGATATGCAGGCAAAGACATCCTATCTGGACTTTTTGTTGGCAGAGAACACATTGACAGATGACCAAGTAACGATGCTGGTGTGGGAGGCAATCATAGAGGGTGCAGATACTACTTTGGTGACGACCGAGTGGGCTATGTATGAGCTTGCCAAAAACCCCGAAAAACAGGCAAGCTGAGCTTACCCTTCTAAGTAACTTGTTGCTCTGCGGGATGCATTTTTAACACCAGATTTCTCATGGCACGCCATGGCAGGATCGTCTCTACCGGGAGATCCAGGAGGTGTGCGGCGAGGACATGGTCACTGAGGACCATCTTCCTCGGCTGCCGTACCTGAATGCCGTGTTCCACGAGACGCTGCGGCGCCATTCTCCTGTCTCGCTTCTGCCTCCAAGGTTCGTCCATGAGACCACCACACTGGCCGGCTACGAGGTCCCAGCCGGAACAGAGGTACTCATATGACTCCACACTTCAGTAATATTTTTCTCACGTGACTGAATGCTAGTCATCATAACGGAAGTGAAGTGCTGTCTGTTCACTAAAATGGCATATATATTTCGGCCATTGCAACCTGCCAGGTGATCGTCAATGTGTACGCGTGCAACATGGACAAGAAAGAGTGGGAGGAGCCCGAGGAGTGGAGGCCAGAGAGGTTCCTGAACAACGGCAGGTTCGACGTCGCTGACATGTACAAGACCATTGCATTCGGCGCCGGGAGGAGGGTCTGCGCCGGGAGCGCGCAGGCGACCGGCATTTCGTGTGCCGCCATGGCGAGGTTCGTGCAGGAGTTCGCCTGGACGCTCAAGGAGGGCGACGAGGACAAGGTGGACACCGTCCAGCTCATGGGCTACAAACTCCACCCCCTCTACGTGTATCTCTCGCCGAGGAGAGGGAGGCAGTGAAGGGCAGTTCTGGTTTGATTGTTTGACAGTGGAGTTGGCCAAACAAGATAATATGGGTGCATGTTTTAATGATTTACCTCAACAATTTGTTCGGATTTTTACACTGTTTGCCTCGCGGTTATTGCGCCAGAGCTTTTGGGGTTCAGGTCGGAACCGAAAAGAAGACTGTATCACGGTCACAGCTGCTTGGTTGGTTTTCGTAACATCAAATTATTGCAGAGCAATGTGTTTAACACGGCGACAGTCAACAGTTTTTTAGATAATGGAATCTTTTGTTAAGGAACAATGTGTTCAATGCTAGCGACaatcacatactccctccgtcccaaaattcgtgtcttagattt is a window encoding:
- the LOC123041900 gene encoding ent-kaurene oxidase 2-like, with the protein product MEALLAALPAGGGGAVAAAVGGLAAAAAVAGARMGNKERANTPPVVPGLPIIGNLLQLTEKKPHKTFAKWSDTYGPIYTIKTGASSVAVVNSTEVAKEAMVAKFSSISTRKLPKALSVLSRDKAMVATCDYGDFHKMVKRFVMAGLLGSSAQRQFRETRNMMMDNMLSTFHTLVTNDPHAPRNFREVFKEELFRLSLIQGLGEDVSSVYVKEFGRDISKDEIYQIIVADMMMCVIEIDWRDFFPYLSWIPNKSFDTTVATTESRRTTVMRALIGQQKERIARGKAKTSYLDFLLAENTLTDDQVTMLVWEAIIEGADTTLVTTEWAMYELAKNPEKQDRLYREIQEVCGEDMVTEDHLPRLPYLNAVFHETLRRHSPVSLLPPRFVHETTTLAGYEVPAGTEVIVNVYACNMDKKEWEEPEEWRPERFLNNGRFDVADMYKTIAFGAGRRVCAGSAQATGISCAAMARFVQEFAWTLKEGDEDKVDTVQLMGYKLHPLYVYLSPRRGRQ